From the Streptomyces nodosus genome, the window GCCGGGGTGGAGTTCGGTGGGAGTAGAAGGCCGTTGACTCCTGGGTCGACCAGTTCCGTCATCGCCGGGAGGTCGCTCGCCAGGAGAGGGAGACCGCTCGCCATCGCCTCGACCGCGGCGAGCGGGGGCGCCGCCGGGTGTGGATGTTCCTCGATGCGTGGCACGGCGAAAACGTCCAGTACGGCGTGGTGGGCCCGGAGCCGGTCGCGGGGCACCCGGCCGGTGAACACCACCGCCCCCGTCAGCCCCAGTCGTGCGGCCAGTGTTTCGAGCGCGGGGCGCTCGGGTCCCTCGCCCATCAGCAGCAGCCGTACCGGAACTCCCCGGCGCCGTAGTTCGGCCGCGGCCTCCAGTAGGGTGCCGATTCCCTCGGGGCGGGTGAGGTCTCCTGCCGTGCCGACGACGTGCTCCCCGGGCTCGATGCCGAGGTCGGCGCGCAGGGCGGTGCTGTCGGGGAGGGGGTCGAGGAAGGCCGGATCGACTGCTTCCGGTGCGATGTGTACCCGCTCCTCGGGCACCCCGCGCGAGAGGATCTCCGTCTTCATCGCCCGACTCGCCGTCAGCACCGCGTCGGCCTCGCGCAGGCAGTGGGTCTCCCACTCGCTGATTGCGGGATAGTTGTGGTTCCCTCGGGAGCGCCTGGGCTCCCGGGCTGGTCGGCCTTCCTGCCCGATGCCGCGGCCTTCCCGCCCGAGCCGGCGGACCTCGTGGACCACGGGGAGCCCATAGGTCTCGCGCAGCGCCAGCGCCACCAGGCCGTCGCCCACATCGCCGCCGACATGCAGCGCGGAGGGGCGCAGCCGTTCGACGAGGTGTGCGGTCAGCTCTGCCTGGCGGCTCAGTGCCGCCGTGGGATCGTAGGGGAGCCAGCGTGGCAGCAGTCGGTGCTGGGGTACTCCGTCCAGCAGATGCAGTGGCCGGGCATCGAACACCCCGTGGTCCAGGGGGAATCCGATTCTCGTCACCACATGCGGGTCGAGCCCGGCGGCGGACTGGGCCCGGGCGAGCGCCTGGGTGCGCGCGGTGGCGTTCGTGTGCCGTTCCGGCAGCCCCTCGGGGACCAGGTGCAGCACCCTCCCGGGAACGGGCAGGATCCTTCGCCCCGGTGGAGCCGGTACCGGTCCGGTGGGACGGGGCGACGCGTCCGGGCGGCGTTTCGCCGGCGGCAGCGGGTGCCGGTCACGGGCCGGCAGCAGACGCCCGGCGAACAGCGCCGCGCGCGCCGGATCGTGGCGCAGCTCGGCCCAGGTGACCGAGACGGCCAGGGTGAGGGCTCGCAGGGTGCGACGGGACATGCCGTCAGGCTAGGGCGCGCGGACGGCGGACAGCAGACCCGGGGGTCCCGCCACCCGGATGGCGGGGCGCGGGGCGTCCGGCATGCCCGGGACGAGCGACGGGTGCGCGCCGTACGAGCCCCGGCTCGCGACGACCACGGCCCGGGCCACCACAGCCCGGGCCACCGGGGCCGCGCCCTCGTCTCACCGAGGGCGCCGACGC encodes:
- a CDS encoding glycosyltransferase family 4 protein, which produces MSRRTLRALTLAVSVTWAELRHDPARAALFAGRLLPARDRHPLPPAKRRPDASPRPTGPVPAPPGRRILPVPGRVLHLVPEGLPERHTNATARTQALARAQSAAGLDPHVVTRIGFPLDHGVFDARPLHLLDGVPQHRLLPRWLPYDPTAALSRQAELTAHLVERLRPSALHVGGDVGDGLVALALRETYGLPVVHEVRRLGREGRGIGQEGRPAREPRRSRGNHNYPAISEWETHCLREADAVLTASRAMKTEILSRGVPEERVHIAPEAVDPAFLDPLPDSTALRADLGIEPGEHVVGTAGDLTRPEGIGTLLEAAAELRRRGVPVRLLLMGEGPERPALETLAARLGLTGAVVFTGRVPRDRLRAHHAVLDVFAVPRIEEHPHPAAPPLAAVEAMASGLPLLASDLPAMTELVDPGVNGLLLPPNSTPAWTDALDMLLSTPKKRQAWGTAAHATVVRDRSWERIATTTLDVYRTLGSA